A single region of the Nicotiana sylvestris chromosome 6, ASM39365v2, whole genome shotgun sequence genome encodes:
- the LOC104241841 gene encoding anthranilate synthase beta subunit 1, chloroplastic-like encodes MASIIVPPSSSQSSVIQINAKNTSLSPHPHQTTLAFPILSSSGGSALRIRSEKLLKRTAFAISQNSSPTCVELSDTNKRTKSPIIVIDNYDSFTYNLCQYMGELGCNFEVYRNDELTVDELKKKNPRGILISPGPGAPQDSGISLQTVLELGPTVPLFGVCMGLQCIGEAFGGKIVRAPYGVMHGKSSLVYYNEGGEDGLFAGLSNPFTAGRYHSLVIHKDTFPKDALEITAWTEDGLIMAARHKVYRHLQGVQFHPESIITTEGKTIVRNFVKMIERKEEAETQD; translated from the exons ATGGCCAGCATTATCGTCCCTCCATCCTCTTCACAATCTTCCGTCATTCAAATCAACGCCAAAAACACATCTCTCTCACCTCATCCTCACCAAACGACTCTAGCTTTTCCAATTCTCTCCAGCTCCGGAGGCTCTGCTCTCCGAATCAGAAGTGAAAAATTGCTCAAAAGGACGGCGTTTGCTATATCGCAGAATAGCTCACCTACTTGTGTTGAATTATCGGATACTAATAAACGGACTAAGAGTCCAATTATTGTTATTGATAATTACGATAGCTTCACTTATAATCTCTGTCAG TATATGGGAGAGCTTGGATGCAATTTCGAGGTTTATCGAAACGACGAGCTTACTGTGGATGAACTGAAAAA GAAAAATCCAAGGGGAATACTAATATCGCCTGGACCTG GTGCACCTCAAGATTCAGGGATATCATTGCAAACTGTACTGGAGCTTGGACCAACTGTACCGTTATTTGGTGTTTGCATGGGTTTGCAATGTATTGGAGAGGCTTTTGGAG GTAAAATTGTTCGTGCTCCATACGGTGTGATGCATGGGAAAAGCTCCCTTGTGTATTATAATGAAGGTGGGGAAGACGGCTTATTTGCTGGGCTATCAAA CCCATTCACAGCTGGTAGATACCACAGTCTTGTAATACACAAGGATACTTTCCCCAAAGACGCTCTTGAGATAACTGCATGGACAGAAGATGGTCTTATAATGGCTGCTCGTCACAAAGTTTATCGACATCTACAG GGGGTGCAATTCCATCCTGAAAGTATTATCACAACGGAAGGCAAGACAATAGTTCGCAATTTTGTCAAAATGATAGAGAggaaagaagaagcagaaactCAAGACTAG